A single region of the Flavobacteriales bacterium genome encodes:
- a CDS encoding leucine--tRNA ligase: MHYNHRFIEHKWQQIWRDKKLYEVKSDLSKPKYYVLDMFPYPSGAGLHVGHPLGYIASDIISRFKRLNGFNVLHPMGYDAFGLPAEQYAIQTGQHPAITTEDNIKRYRHQMDRVGFSFDWSREIRTCDPDYYKWTQWIFKQLFSHWYNAKSNKAEHIDNLVAIFENEGNVNVQHCGGEVELFIADDWLSFDAAEKEAILQHYRLAFMQETTVNWCEELGTVLANEEVKDGLSERGGYPVIKKPMKQWFLRITAYSERLLQGLEKIDWSDSIKEIQRNWIGKSKGASVFFQIDGKSEKLEIFTTRPDTIFGATFMVIAPEHEWVSQLITSAQKEEAEAYVEWAKNRSERERMSEVKKVTGVFSGSYCIHPFSGEKLPIWIADYVLGGYGTGAVMAVPAHDSRDHAFAKKFNLPIVQVIENDAANVQEESFDSKTGKCINSDFLNGLDVLEAITTCISKIEERKLGKGKTNFKLRDAGFGRQRYWGEPIPIVFQAGVPKLISDNDLPLELPEVQSYKPTGTGESPLASVKSWVKTPEGKRETDTMPGWAGSSWYFLRYMDPENENVLASADAIRYWNQVDLYVGGSEHATGHLLYSRFWTKFLFDIGVVPFDEPFKKLVNQGMIQGIVESLYMKKEKQDGKAVFVSADLVENLDDYTPIPVFVDFVSDYEKTDSKSFLDLNGLNKFRDWRPEFFKSVFECSNGHYEEGIFEPKSTDFDPIFYTKSEIGKMSKSKFNVVNPDDICEEYGADTLRLYEMFLGPLEDSKPWSISGIDGVYRFLKKVWKLFVGANGAYIPVAGEADKKSLKTLHTCIKKITDDVNRISLNTCVSSFMIAVNEFNEQNCTNKEVLEQFLILLSPFAPHICEELWSIAGNENSIVFAKWPLFNEQFLVESSKVYPISINGKTRTNIELPLNLTKEEIEVAVLKDETVQKCIDGNFPKKVIVVPGRIVNIVV; encoded by the coding sequence ATGCACTATAATCATCGGTTTATTGAACACAAATGGCAACAAATTTGGCGTGACAAAAAACTTTATGAGGTAAAAAGTGATTTGTCGAAACCGAAGTATTATGTACTGGATATGTTTCCGTACCCTTCGGGTGCGGGGCTTCATGTGGGGCATCCGCTGGGCTACATAGCTTCCGACATTATCAGCCGATTTAAACGACTAAATGGTTTTAATGTGTTGCACCCAATGGGTTATGATGCCTTTGGTTTGCCCGCCGAACAATATGCCATACAAACCGGTCAACATCCGGCCATCACTACCGAAGATAATATCAAACGCTATCGGCATCAAATGGATAGAGTAGGGTTTAGCTTTGACTGGAGTAGAGAAATACGCACGTGCGACCCAGACTATTACAAATGGACTCAATGGATTTTTAAGCAGCTTTTTTCGCATTGGTATAATGCCAAGTCGAACAAAGCCGAGCATATAGACAATTTGGTGGCCATTTTTGAAAACGAGGGAAATGTGAATGTGCAGCATTGTGGTGGAGAGGTAGAGTTGTTTATTGCCGACGATTGGTTGTCGTTTGACGCTGCCGAAAAGGAGGCTATATTGCAGCATTATCGGTTGGCATTTATGCAAGAAACCACTGTAAACTGGTGTGAGGAGCTGGGTACTGTTTTGGCCAACGAAGAGGTAAAAGACGGCCTTTCGGAAAGAGGTGGATATCCGGTAATTAAAAAACCTATGAAACAATGGTTTTTGCGAATAACCGCCTACTCAGAAAGATTGCTTCAAGGTTTGGAAAAAATTGATTGGAGCGACTCCATAAAAGAAATACAACGAAACTGGATAGGAAAAAGCAAAGGTGCATCGGTGTTTTTTCAAATAGACGGTAAATCGGAGAAATTAGAAATATTTACCACAAGACCCGATACCATATTTGGAGCAACCTTTATGGTAATAGCACCAGAGCATGAGTGGGTTTCGCAACTTATTACTTCTGCCCAAAAAGAAGAGGCCGAAGCCTATGTAGAATGGGCTAAAAATCGTTCGGAAAGAGAGCGAATGAGTGAAGTGAAAAAAGTGACAGGAGTTTTTTCAGGCTCGTATTGCATACACCCTTTCTCTGGTGAAAAACTGCCTATTTGGATTGCCGATTATGTGCTTGGTGGATACGGAACTGGGGCAGTTATGGCCGTTCCGGCACACGATAGCCGCGACCATGCATTTGCCAAAAAATTTAATTTGCCCATCGTTCAGGTCATTGAGAATGATGCCGCCAATGTGCAAGAAGAATCATTCGATTCAAAAACCGGAAAATGTATAAACTCCGATTTCTTGAATGGATTGGACGTTTTGGAGGCCATAACAACTTGTATTTCTAAAATTGAAGAAAGAAAACTTGGGAAGGGCAAAACCAATTTCAAATTGAGAGATGCCGGTTTTGGTCGTCAACGATATTGGGGAGAACCAATTCCGATTGTTTTTCAAGCAGGAGTGCCAAAATTGATTTCGGATAATGATTTGCCGCTCGAATTGCCGGAAGTGCAGAGCTACAAGCCAACCGGAACGGGTGAGTCGCCGTTGGCATCGGTAAAATCTTGGGTAAAAACCCCAGAAGGAAAACGGGAAACCGATACCATGCCGGGTTGGGCAGGAAGTAGTTGGTATTTTCTAAGATATATGGATCCCGAAAATGAAAATGTATTGGCATCGGCTGATGCCATTCGATATTGGAATCAGGTGGATTTGTATGTCGGAGGTTCTGAACACGCCACAGGCCACCTATTGTATAGCCGATTTTGGACCAAATTTTTGTTTGATATTGGAGTTGTACCCTTTGACGAACCTTTCAAAAAATTGGTAAATCAAGGCATGATACAAGGCATTGTTGAATCTCTGTATATGAAAAAAGAGAAACAAGACGGCAAGGCCGTTTTTGTGAGTGCCGACTTGGTTGAAAATCTGGATGATTATACACCGATACCCGTATTTGTTGATTTTGTGAGCGACTATGAAAAAACTGACTCAAAATCTTTTTTGGATTTGAACGGATTGAATAAGTTTCGTGATTGGCGACCTGAATTTTTTAAATCGGTTTTTGAGTGTTCTAACGGACACTACGAAGAAGGAATTTTTGAGCCAAAATCGACCGACTTTGATCCGATATTCTATACCAAATCAGAAATCGGCAAAATGTCGAAATCGAAATTTAATGTGGTAAATCCGGATGATATTTGTGAGGAATATGGAGCCGATACGCTTCGTTTGTATGAAATGTTTTTGGGGCCTTTGGAAGATTCAAAACCCTGGAGCATCAGCGGCATAGACGGAGTTTACCGATTCTTGAAAAAAGTTTGGAAATTGTTTGTAGGTGCCAATGGAGCATACATTCCTGTTGCGGGCGAGGCTGATAAAAAATCGCTAAAAACACTCCACACGTGCATCAAAAAAATTACCGATGATGTCAATCGAATTTCGTTAAACACGTGTGTCAGCAGCTTTATGATTGCCGTAAATGAGTTTAACGAACAAAATTGCACGAATAAAGAAGTGCTGGAGCAATTTTTGATTTTGCTCTCGCCTTTTGCACCCCATATATGCGAAGAGCTTTGGAGCATAGCCGGAAACGAAAACTCGATTGTTTTTGCCAAATGGCCATTATTTAACGAACAATTTTTGGTAGAAAGCAGCAAGGTGTATCCTATTTCTATCAATGGTAAAACCCGCACAAACATTGAATTACCCTTGAATCTTACAAAAGAAGAAATTGAGGTTGCGGTGTTAAAAGATG